The Hyphomonadaceae bacterium ML37 genome includes a region encoding these proteins:
- a CDS encoding inositol monophosphatase, whose translation MGNVSALMQVMTGAVRKAGRKLVRDFNEVEHLQVSRKGPADFVTAADLKSEEILFAELSRGRPGYGFLMEERGAVDGTDRSHRWIVDPLDGTTNFTHAQPHFAISVALEREGELIAGVIYNPATDDLFHAEKGRGAYVNDRRLRVAERRHFQDCVIATGLPFFGKTGHARALKELHAIMPMCAGIRRYGAASLDLAWTAAGRFDGFWERGLKPWDIAAGIVMMREAGGFAGAIEETGDVLETGDIAAGNEYVMAELRERLKKVAG comes from the coding sequence ATGGGAAATGTCTCCGCCCTGATGCAGGTGATGACCGGCGCGGTCCGCAAGGCGGGCCGCAAGCTGGTGCGCGACTTCAACGAGGTCGAGCATTTGCAGGTCTCGCGCAAGGGCCCCGCCGATTTCGTCACCGCCGCCGATCTCAAATCGGAAGAGATCCTGTTCGCCGAGCTGTCGCGCGGCCGCCCCGGCTATGGCTTCCTGATGGAGGAGCGCGGCGCGGTGGACGGCACGGACCGCTCCCACCGCTGGATCGTCGATCCGCTGGACGGCACCACGAATTTCACCCACGCCCAGCCCCATTTCGCCATCTCCGTGGCGCTGGAGCGCGAGGGCGAGCTGATCGCGGGCGTGATCTATAATCCCGCCACTGACGATCTGTTCCACGCCGAAAAGGGCCGCGGCGCCTATGTCAATGATCGCCGCCTGCGCGTCGCCGAGCGCCGCCACTTCCAGGACTGCGTCATCGCCACCGGCCTGCCCTTTTTCGGCAAGACCGGCCATGCCCGCGCCCTGAAGGAACTGCACGCCATCATGCCCATGTGCGCCGGCATCCGCCGCTATGGCGCGGCCTCGCTGGATCTGGCCTGGACGGCGGCGGGCCGGTTTGACGGCTTCTGGGAGCGCGGGCTGAAGCCCTGGGACATCGCAGCCGGCATCGTCATGATGCGTGAAGCGGGCGGCTTCGCCGGCGCCATCGAGGAAACCGGCGACGTGCTGGAAACCGGCGACATCGCCGCAGGCAATGAATACGTGATGGCCGAGCTGCGCGAGCGGCTGAAGAAGGTGGCGGGGTAG